In Solea senegalensis isolate Sse05_10M unplaced genomic scaffold, IFAPA_SoseM_1 scf7180000015688, whole genome shotgun sequence, a single window of DNA contains:
- the LOC122762449 gene encoding lethal(3)malignant brain tumor-like protein 4 — protein MKNKVSQVSVKRRFWSWHQYLKEQKCEAAPVTLFTQFQLFPSRRSGFKVGMKLEGIDPAPVHVLCFNVAEVIGYRLRLHIDGYSECYDFWVNADSADIRPVGWCRDNNHKLHPPKGHSETAFDWQVYLQSTGSHAAPPTLFTCHTAECGFEVGMKLEAVDRKNPGLVCVASVTDVIEDRFLVHFDNWDDTYDYWCYSDSPYIHPVGWCEEQGRPLTSPQGYPKPENFLWEEYLQETGSTAAPRSAFRQRAPHGFQVNHRLEVVDRRNPMLIRVASVTEAEDFRLKVHFDGWSSQFDVWCDSDLCDLHPVGWCQRTGHPLEPPPGPSPISSPSQGVCPTPGCRGVGHIKGSKYTGHHSAFGCPYSDINMRKEAVLPDRLGGERLLVPVTMRAGVQEEGEPNDDSVLLPLGKRRLTDRLSHTTKLLRVKPEEEELHLTAPGPESSLHAALHQSVFLSAMSAQPGRDLSLCWEQHRKLLPGVARVHATAVQHWSVQQVSDFVESLPGCEGQASLFRDEQIDGRAFLLLTQSDMIRIMSIKLGPALKIYNSILMFKHGNIKIQSQTEDTIQSHAEDTIQSRGHDPITRSIVGHDPITHLCLDTPEGICDVTTKISGLFRSLQVSSGLFRFLQVSSGLFRSLQVTSGLFRSHFLISTSGSTS, from the exons atgaagaaCAAAGTCTCTCAAG tcagtgTAAAGAGACGCTTCTGGTCGTGGCATCAGTACCTGAAGGAACAGAAATGTGAAGCTGCTCCTGTGACACTGTtcacacag tTTCAGTTGTTTCCCAGTAGAAGATCAGGTTTTAAAGTTGGGATGAAGTTAGAGGGCATTGACCCTGCACCCGTccatgttctgtgttttaacGTTGCTGAG GTGATTGGTTATCGACTGCGTCTCCATATCGACGGATACTCAGAGTGCTATGACTTCTGGgtaaatgctgactcagcagatATTAGACCAGTGGGTTGGTGTAGAGACAACAACCACAAACTCCACCCACCTAAAG gCCACAGTGAGACAGCCTTTGATTGGCAGGTCTACCTTCAGTCCACAGGATCTCATGCTGCTCCACCCACTCTGTTCACCTGTCACACTGCT GAGTGTGGGTTTGAGGTGGGGATGAAGTTGGAGGCGGTTGACAGGAAGAATCCAGGACTTGTCTGCGTCGCTTCTGTCACTGACGTCATTGAAGATCGATTTCTTGTTCACTTTGACAACTGGGACGACACATACGACTACTG GTGTTACAGTGACAGTCCATACATTCATCCTGTTGGCTGGTGTGAAGAACAGGgacgacctttgacctctccaCAGG GTTATCCAAAGCCTGAGAACTTCCTGTGGGAGGAGTATCTGCAGGAAACTGGATCAACTGCTGCTCCCAGATCAGCCttcagacag AGAGCTCCTCATGGTTTCCAGGTGAACCACAGGCTGGAGGTTGTCGACAGGAGGAACCCCATGTTGATCCGCGTTGCTTCAGTAACAGAAGCAGAGGATTTCAGATTGAAG gttCACTTTGACGGCTGGTCATCACAGTTTGACGTGTGGTGTGACAGCGACCTCTGTGACCTTCACCCTGTCGGCTGGTGCCAACGCACCGGACACCCACTGGAGCCACCCCCAG gccCCTCCCCCATCTCCTCCCCTTCTCAGGGTGTGTGTCCCACTCCAGGCTGTCGAGGAGTTGGACACATCAAAGGATCCAAATACACAGGACATCACAG TGCATTTGGTTGTCCATACTCGGACATTAACATGCGTAAAGAGGCGGTGCTTCCTGACCGTCTGGGAGGAGAGAGACTCCTCGTACCTGTCACCATGAG GGCAGGTGTCCAGGAAGAGGGGGAGCCCAACGACGATTCTGTTCTGCTTCCACTGGGGAAAAGAAGactgacagacag ACTGTCTCACACAACCAAATTATTGCGTGTGAAaccagaagaggaggagcttcaTTTGACAGCTCCAGGACCAG agTCCAGTCTTCATGCTGCTCTTCACCAGTCTGTCTTCCTGTCAGCCATGTCAGCTCAGCCCGGTCGTGACCTGTCTCTCTGCTGGGAACAACATCGTAAGCTGCTTCCAGGGGTCGCTAGAGTCCACGCCACCGCTGTCCAACACTGGAGCGTCCAACAG GTGTCAGATTTCGTGGAGTCACTTCCTGGTTGTGAAGGGCAGGCGTCTCTGTTCAGAGACGAG CAAATTGATGGGCGGGCCTTCCTCCTGCTGACACAGAGTGACATGATCAGGATCATGTCAATCAAACTTGGCCCCGCCCTCAAGATTTACAACTCCATCCTCATGTTCAAACACGGCAACATCAAGATCCAATCACAAACCGAGGACACGATCCAATCACACGCCGAGGACACGATCCAATCACGAGGACACGATCCAATCACACGATCAATCGTGGGACACGATCCaatcacacacttgtgtttagACACCCCCGAGGGAATTTGTGATGTTACAACAAAGATCTCAGGTCTCTTCAGGTCTCTTCAGGTTTCTTCAGGTCTCTTCAGGTTTCTTCAGGTTTCTTCAGGTCTCTTCAGGTCACTTCAGGTCACTTCAGGTCTCTTCAGGTCTCATTTTTTGATATCTACTTCAGGCTCCACCTCCTGA